A part of Melittangium boletus DSM 14713 genomic DNA contains:
- a CDS encoding thioesterase II family protein, which produces MSVPPVYRRWVTCPEPRPQASLRLFCFHFAGGDASIFRLWTTQLPPSIEVCPIELPGRATRRAEPALTHFPTLIDTLARRILPFLGQLPFAFFGHSFGGNLAFELTRWLRRQGAPLPVRLFLSATPAIQSRAQPYARVSHLADAAFLEQISTRFGIPLDVISREEVRDMVLPAMRADVLVAESYHYTPEPPLDVPLSSFGATQDPEVGPREVEVWRHQTTADFRSRFFPGDHFFLTPQRPRLQQAVLEDLASTQFP; this is translated from the coding sequence ATGTCCGTGCCCCCCGTCTACCGCCGCTGGGTCACCTGCCCCGAGCCGCGTCCCCAGGCGAGCCTGCGCTTGTTCTGCTTCCACTTCGCGGGAGGAGACGCGTCCATCTTCCGGCTCTGGACCACCCAGTTGCCGCCCTCCATCGAGGTGTGCCCCATCGAACTGCCGGGCCGGGCCACCCGCCGCGCCGAGCCCGCCCTCACCCATTTCCCCACGCTGATCGACACGCTGGCGCGCCGCATCCTCCCCTTCCTCGGACAGCTCCCCTTCGCCTTCTTCGGGCATAGCTTCGGCGGCAACCTCGCCTTCGAGCTGACGCGCTGGTTGCGCCGCCAGGGCGCGCCCCTGCCGGTGCGGCTCTTCCTGTCGGCCACGCCGGCGATCCAGTCCCGGGCCCAGCCCTATGCCCGCGTGAGCCACCTGGCGGACGCGGCGTTCCTGGAGCAGATCTCCACCCGGTTCGGCATTCCCCTGGACGTGATCTCCCGCGAGGAGGTGCGGGACATGGTGCTGCCCGCGATGCGCGCGGACGTGCTCGTCGCCGAGAGCTACCACTACACCCCCGAGCCCCCCCTGGACGTGCCCTTGTCCTCCTTCGGGGCCACCCAGGATCCCGAGGTCGGCCCCCGCGAGGTGGAGGTGTGGCGGCACCAGACCACGGCGGACTTCCGCTCGCGCTTCTTCCCGGGCGATCACTTCTTCCTCACGCCCCAGCGCCCGCGGCTCCAGCAGGCCGTGCTGGAGGATCTCGCCAGCACGCAATTTCCGTGA